In Escherichia ruysiae, a genomic segment contains:
- the zorD gene encoding type I Zorya anti-phage system protein ZorD gives MFKKLLGKFIKENTSLPASFAPLYVMKEEGFAFPFSLADSEDNWPVASCLEQLHEEDYVSHWSDCWFLSWDDFYRIRKNDDYASSLAIFAFPSQRNLTAHLAATGSISDDTFRVFIDKWTLPDDYRPVEITCTGASFSSAEGTFVLSEENWQLLDALQQLRLQQRQTPGETVNQTRWAKIRRQAKKAGAKLDDYLAKTIVIRPESLQLKLRKSLVVDTPVLEIEPVFDEQPANWLQSFDRTQQVQDRYRVLGDDGVLNHVILSPEVKDVLTSVHAITGRRVAGDDALSFVRNPYTWIGEEASQVLDPDVYEQNLQDAGIYFYDFRLEPQIDENRQIAAVTLLLSPRTEQSVADETYIFKRPGELAALLSELEQKLAAQLPAGVWQGYDLELSRFSQEELQGYQALLENWQHQAAGMNFTHVLDLNKYSDRVIGIGEFEKISSPYLVKSESEKWLPENLAQEMCEAMFSGWDLDNHQHFQELEERLEEAKATDAPEVAMPWNDNLLPREEAEIFHDKWKKKIDGETNDGVSSEPVSRAVLLIEQNIEQALYVKQRRDSLLGAHQAEVELPMILKTSIQLREHQRKGVAWLQQLYLKSPIETAGCLLADDMGLGKTLQILTFLIWHRERFPDSPPSLIVAPVSLLDNWEREVGNFFLREQVSILKLYGNELKAKKCAKESIPQALKSKGIKNLLQSDWVGDAHIVLTTYETLRDQEFSLARQPWSIMVCDEAQKIKNPAALITQSAKAIQAQFKVACTGTPVENTLVDLWCLFDFVQPGLLGALNNFGKDYLRPIEQQNDNAVLESLRKLIEPQTLRRTKEEVAKDLPDKIEDQRCKQLNMLPLQRDLYTHSVASWQNQQEISEGLDQRGSGMLGLLHRLKLICAWPYSVSADLRLRNDAPKVKWLLETLNTIRQSSDDKVIIFTELRDIQRELQHLIAQHFGFKPFIINGDTSTKSGSDQNRQSLIDTFQSTPGFNVIILSTIAVGFGVNVQKANHVIHFTRCWNPAKEDQATDRAYRIGQQKDVYVYYPTVRDSQLMTFEETLDELLNRRRALARDMLKGATDLSAADFEAVLAGTPLA, from the coding sequence GTGTTCAAAAAATTGTTGGGTAAATTTATTAAAGAGAATACTTCACTACCTGCTTCATTTGCGCCGCTGTATGTAATGAAAGAAGAGGGTTTTGCTTTCCCCTTTAGTCTTGCCGATAGCGAAGATAACTGGCCTGTCGCCTCATGCCTGGAACAGCTTCATGAGGAAGATTATGTTTCACACTGGTCTGATTGCTGGTTTCTTAGCTGGGATGATTTTTACCGCATCCGGAAAAATGACGACTATGCCAGCAGTCTGGCGATTTTTGCTTTCCCTTCACAGCGCAATCTGACGGCTCATCTTGCTGCAACAGGAAGCATTAGCGATGACACTTTTCGCGTTTTCATTGATAAATGGACCCTACCTGATGACTATCGCCCTGTTGAGATAACTTGCACAGGCGCCAGCTTTTCCTCTGCGGAAGGCACCTTTGTGTTAAGTGAAGAGAACTGGCAACTTCTGGACGCACTACAGCAACTCAGGTTGCAGCAGCGACAGACGCCGGGCGAAACGGTCAACCAAACCCGTTGGGCCAAAATACGGCGGCAGGCCAAAAAAGCAGGGGCAAAACTGGATGACTATCTTGCGAAAACGATCGTCATCAGGCCGGAATCGTTGCAGTTAAAACTGCGAAAATCGCTGGTGGTGGATACTCCGGTGCTGGAAATTGAACCTGTTTTTGATGAGCAGCCTGCCAACTGGTTACAGAGTTTTGACCGCACGCAACAGGTGCAGGATCGTTACCGTGTTTTAGGGGACGATGGTGTCTTAAACCATGTCATTCTTTCCCCTGAAGTCAAAGACGTCCTGACCTCCGTGCACGCTATTACGGGGCGTCGCGTGGCGGGGGATGATGCGCTCTCATTTGTTCGCAACCCCTACACCTGGATTGGTGAAGAGGCGAGCCAGGTGCTTGATCCTGACGTTTATGAGCAGAATTTGCAGGACGCCGGGATCTACTTTTATGATTTCCGTCTGGAGCCGCAGATTGATGAAAACAGGCAAATTGCGGCGGTAACGCTTCTTCTCAGCCCCAGAACTGAGCAATCTGTGGCGGATGAAACCTATATCTTTAAACGTCCAGGTGAACTGGCGGCGTTGCTCTCTGAACTGGAGCAAAAGTTAGCGGCACAACTGCCCGCCGGAGTCTGGCAGGGTTACGATCTGGAGCTTTCCAGATTCAGCCAGGAAGAACTGCAAGGTTATCAGGCGTTGCTTGAAAACTGGCAGCACCAGGCGGCGGGAATGAATTTTACCCACGTCCTCGATCTGAACAAATACAGCGACCGGGTTATCGGGATCGGTGAATTTGAAAAAATAAGTTCGCCTTATCTGGTCAAAAGTGAAAGTGAAAAATGGCTTCCGGAGAACCTTGCGCAAGAGATGTGCGAGGCTATGTTCTCTGGCTGGGATCTCGATAATCATCAACATTTTCAGGAACTGGAAGAGCGGCTGGAAGAGGCAAAAGCCACGGATGCGCCGGAAGTCGCCATGCCCTGGAACGACAACCTTTTGCCCCGTGAAGAAGCAGAAATTTTCCACGATAAATGGAAAAAGAAAATTGACGGTGAAACAAATGATGGCGTCAGTAGTGAGCCGGTCAGTCGTGCCGTTCTGCTGATAGAACAAAATATCGAGCAGGCGCTGTATGTTAAACAACGGCGGGACTCTTTGCTCGGTGCACATCAGGCAGAAGTCGAACTGCCGATGATCCTCAAAACGTCCATTCAGCTACGTGAACACCAGCGTAAAGGGGTAGCGTGGCTCCAGCAGTTGTATCTAAAGTCGCCAATAGAGACGGCGGGATGTTTGCTCGCAGACGATATGGGGCTGGGTAAAACCTTACAGATTCTAACTTTTCTCATCTGGCATCGTGAACGTTTCCCGGATTCGCCTCCTTCGCTGATTGTTGCTCCGGTGTCGTTACTCGATAACTGGGAGCGTGAGGTTGGGAATTTCTTCCTGCGCGAGCAGGTGTCGATTTTAAAACTCTACGGTAATGAACTTAAGGCTAAGAAATGCGCGAAAGAGAGTATTCCACAGGCGCTTAAAAGTAAGGGGATTAAGAACTTACTGCAAAGTGACTGGGTGGGTGACGCGCATATTGTTCTTACCACCTATGAGACGTTGCGCGATCAGGAATTTTCGCTGGCTCGTCAGCCCTGGTCCATAATGGTGTGCGACGAAGCGCAGAAAATTAAAAATCCGGCGGCATTAATTACCCAATCGGCAAAAGCCATTCAGGCACAATTTAAAGTCGCATGTACCGGAACACCGGTCGAAAATACCCTTGTCGATCTGTGGTGTTTATTTGACTTCGTGCAGCCAGGTTTGTTGGGGGCTTTAAATAATTTTGGTAAAGATTATCTGCGCCCCATTGAGCAACAGAATGATAATGCTGTCCTCGAATCGCTACGTAAATTAATAGAACCGCAGACGCTGCGCCGCACCAAAGAAGAAGTGGCGAAAGACCTGCCGGATAAGATTGAAGATCAACGCTGTAAACAGTTGAATATGCTGCCATTGCAACGGGATCTCTATACCCACTCGGTTGCAAGCTGGCAAAATCAACAGGAGATCAGCGAAGGGCTGGATCAACGAGGCTCAGGTATGCTGGGGTTACTGCATCGCCTGAAACTTATTTGCGCATGGCCTTATTCCGTAAGTGCAGATTTGCGCTTACGGAACGATGCCCCGAAAGTAAAATGGCTGCTGGAGACATTAAATACGATTCGCCAGTCATCTGATGACAAAGTGATTATTTTTACGGAACTGCGCGATATTCAACGAGAACTGCAACATCTGATTGCGCAGCATTTTGGCTTTAAGCCTTTTATTATTAATGGTGATACCAGCACCAAATCTGGCAGCGATCAAAATCGTCAGAGCCTGATCGATACATTTCAGTCAACGCCCGGTTTTAACGTCATTATTTTATCCACCATTGCGGTTGGGTTTGGCGTCAATGTCCAGAAAGCAAATCATGTCATCCACTTTACCCGTTGCTGGAATCCGGCGAAGGAAGATCAGGCGACCGATCGGGCCTACCGTATCGGGCAGCAGAAAGATGTTTACGTCTATTATCCGACGGTGCGTGATAGCCAGTTAATGACTTTTGAAGAAACGTTGGATGAATTACTGAACCGACGCCGGGCATTGGCGAGAGATATGCTCAAAGGGGCAACCGATCTGAGCGCCGCAGATTTTGAAGCGGTGCTGGCGGGCACTCCCTTGGCGTAG
- a CDS encoding LysE family transporter has product MDPLHAVYLTVGLFVITFFNPGANLFVVVQTSLASGRRAGVLTGLGVALGDAIYSGLGLFGMATLITQCEEIFSLIKIVGGAYLLWFAWNSMRRQSTPQMSALQQPLSAPWYVFFRRGLITDLSNPQTVLFFISIFSVTLSAETPTWARLMAWAGIVLASVIWRIFLSQAFSLPAVRRAYGRMQQVASRIIGMVIGLFALRLIYEGVTRQ; this is encoded by the coding sequence ATGGATCCTTTGCACGCCGTTTACCTGACCGTCGGACTGTTCGTCATCACGTTTTTTAATCCAGGCGCAAATCTCTTTGTCGTGGTTCAAACCAGTCTGGCTTCTGGTCGTCGCGCGGGCGTACTCACCGGGCTTGGTGTGGCGTTGGGCGACGCCATCTATTCCGGGCTGGGATTATTTGGGATGGCAACGCTCATTACTCAGTGTGAAGAGATTTTCTCACTCATTAAAATCGTCGGCGGTGCTTATCTCTTATGGTTTGCCTGGAACAGTATGCGCCGACAATCAACACCACAGATGAGCGCGTTACAGCAGCCCCTTAGCGCCCCCTGGTATGTATTTTTCCGCCGTGGGTTAATTACCGATCTCTCGAATCCACAAACAGTTTTATTTTTTATCAGTATCTTCTCAGTGACGTTAAGTGCAGAAACGCCGACCTGGGCGCGTTTAATGGCCTGGGCAGGGATTGTGCTCGCGTCTGTTATCTGGCGTATATTCCTTAGTCAGGCGTTTTCTTTACCCGCCGTGCGTCGCGCATATGGACGTATGCAGCAGGTCGCCAGTCGGATTATTGGTATGGTTATTGGTCTATTTGCGCTACGGCTGATTTATGAAGGGGTGACGCGGCAATGA
- a CDS encoding autotransporter outer membrane beta-barrel domain-containing protein — MSDMKLTKHALSTLAIAISTILYTPVSLAVDPPSNLNSRVVVNNNEELKLIASEGYNPKWKQFGFLMVGENSNGSVILDNMLIITRYSTIGRNSEGSITLLNHTDWQFNLTAPRMELGTYDGSGTVYVLEGSKISGLQDLKIGDYYGDAKGLMFIDGENSSVTSNITTVGNQGTGNLRITNGGTFTSLAQLNIGYASPVNGISENLNSYGNILVDGKNSTLNAEYIYLGGFSPDVPVTTTGILTVNNGATINANSFIWVTLAPGATGILNIGGAQGEAEQPAGSINTPFIHLGAADASSSSVVNFNHTNADFVLASAIEGNGQVNQVGSGTTTLSGSNNYAGNTYITKGSLRAGKENTFSPNSDYIVDNDGHLDLNSYSQALKTLTLAGTTTLSSYEQGHEFTPTTLTINGNYTANDGLLVMHTVLGDDNSVTDKLIVKGDTSGSTRIMVNNAGGLGANTLEGIKIVEVDGLSEGVFSKEGRIVAGPYDYNVVKSDNQNWFLTSEIPAGPYTPPELPVIPEPDPEPPVTPEPPVTPEPPVTPSVPQPERKHLYRPEIGSYLANIQAANTLFNTRLHDRLGETQYTDLLTGEQKVTSLWMRNIGGHNRFKDRSDELNTQSNRYVLQLGGDLAQWSSNALDRWHLGLMAGYANSKSHTHSSLTGYSSRGQIDGYSVGVYGTWYANEADKTGTYVDSWLLYNWFDNTVSGEYLPSEKYHSDGITAAIEAGYTFRLGESADARTSYWLQPKMQLTWMDVKADNHTEDNGTLVEDSTEGNLQTRLGVKAYLQGHNAIDDHKARSFQPFVEANWIYNSRNYSVKMDGISDEIIGTRNIGELKVGVEGQLNPRLQLWGNVAQQLGDNGYSDTQGMLGMKYLF; from the coding sequence ATGAGTGATATGAAGTTAACAAAACATGCTTTATCAACCCTGGCTATAGCCATTTCAACAATACTATACACACCAGTATCTCTGGCCGTTGACCCTCCCTCAAATCTAAATAGTAGAGTTGTCGTCAATAATAATGAAGAATTGAAACTCATTGCTTCAGAGGGTTACAATCCCAAATGGAAGCAATTTGGTTTTTTGATGGTGGGCGAAAACTCTAATGGCTCCGTTATCCTTGATAATATGTTAATTATTACCAGATACTCTACCATAGGTAGAAATTCTGAAGGTTCCATCACTTTATTAAACCATACCGACTGGCAGTTTAATCTCACTGCACCCAGGATGGAGCTGGGGACATATGATGGTTCCGGCACCGTATATGTGTTAGAAGGCAGTAAGATAAGTGGCCTGCAAGACCTAAAAATTGGTGATTATTATGGTGATGCCAAAGGATTGATGTTTATTGATGGGGAAAACTCGTCAGTTACCTCTAACATTACTACTGTTGGCAATCAGGGAACCGGCAATTTACGTATTACTAATGGCGGTACATTCACTTCCTTAGCTCAACTAAATATAGGCTATGCTTCTCCAGTCAATGGTATATCAGAAAATCTTAATAGTTATGGAAATATCCTGGTTGACGGTAAAAATTCAACATTGAATGCTGAATATATTTATCTTGGCGGATTTAGCCCTGATGTTCCGGTTACGACTACCGGTATCCTTACCGTTAATAACGGTGCAACAATCAATGCCAATTCGTTTATCTGGGTTACTCTCGCCCCTGGCGCCACAGGCATTTTAAATATTGGTGGTGCGCAAGGTGAGGCTGAACAGCCTGCAGGTTCGATTAATACGCCATTTATTCATTTAGGCGCAGCGGATGCCTCTTCCTCTTCGGTAGTAAACTTTAATCACACCAACGCTGATTTTGTCCTGGCCTCCGCTATTGAGGGGAACGGCCAGGTTAACCAGGTCGGCTCCGGGACAACCACATTATCCGGCTCGAATAACTATGCCGGTAATACCTATATAACCAAAGGCAGCCTACGCGCAGGTAAAGAAAATACCTTCAGCCCCAACTCCGATTATATTGTCGACAACGATGGGCATCTCGATTTAAACAGTTATTCGCAGGCGTTAAAAACGCTGACGCTGGCTGGAACAACAACGTTGTCTTCGTATGAACAGGGTCACGAGTTCACGCCGACCACACTGACCATTAACGGCAACTACACCGCCAATGATGGCCTGTTAGTCATGCATACTGTATTAGGCGATGATAATTCCGTAACGGATAAACTCATCGTAAAAGGTGATACTTCCGGTAGTACCCGCATTATGGTCAACAATGCGGGCGGTCTGGGCGCGAATACTCTGGAAGGGATAAAAATTGTAGAGGTTGATGGCCTGTCAGAGGGCGTTTTCAGTAAAGAAGGTCGCATTGTTGCCGGTCCCTATGACTACAACGTGGTAAAAAGCGACAATCAGAACTGGTTTTTAACCAGTGAAATTCCCGCAGGACCGTATACTCCACCGGAACTGCCCGTCATCCCGGAACCAGATCCTGAGCCTCCTGTAACACCAGAACCGCCTGTGACACCGGAGCCGCCTGTTACGCCATCTGTCCCACAACCAGAACGAAAACATCTGTATCGCCCGGAAATTGGTAGCTATCTTGCCAATATTCAGGCGGCAAATACGCTGTTTAATACCCGACTGCATGACCGGCTGGGGGAAACACAATATACCGACCTGCTGACCGGCGAGCAGAAAGTGACCAGCTTGTGGATGCGTAACATTGGTGGACATAATCGTTTTAAAGATCGCTCAGATGAACTGAACACTCAGAGCAACCGTTATGTTCTGCAACTTGGCGGCGATCTTGCGCAATGGAGCAGTAACGCACTCGATCGCTGGCATCTCGGCCTGATGGCTGGCTATGCCAACAGCAAGAGTCACACGCATTCCAGCCTGACCGGGTACAGCTCTCGTGGGCAAATCGACGGCTACAGTGTGGGGGTGTATGGCACCTGGTACGCTAACGAAGCAGATAAAACAGGGACTTATGTTGATAGCTGGTTGCTCTATAACTGGTTTGATAACACCGTCTCCGGCGAGTATCTGCCCAGTGAAAAATATCACTCTGACGGTATCACTGCCGCCATTGAGGCGGGTTATACCTTCCGTCTTGGCGAAAGCGCAGATGCCCGCACCAGCTACTGGTTGCAGCCTAAAATGCAACTGACGTGGATGGATGTGAAGGCAGATAATCATACTGAAGACAATGGCACTCTGGTTGAGGACAGCACCGAAGGCAACCTGCAAACGCGTCTGGGGGTGAAAGCGTACCTGCAGGGTCATAATGCTATTGATGATCATAAAGCGCGTTCCTTCCAGCCTTTCGTGGAAGCCAACTGGATTTATAACTCCCGCAATTACAGCGTGAAGATGGATGGCATCAGCGATGAAATCATCGGCACGCGTAACATCGGCGAGTTAAAAGTTGGGGTGGAAGGTCAGCTTAATCCGCGTCTGCAACTGTGGGGAAACGTCGCCCAGCAGTTGGGTGACAACGGTTACAGCGATACCCAGGGAATGCTGGGCATGAAATATCTCTTTTAA
- the yahO gene encoding DUF1471 family periplasmic protein YahO, translating to MKTGTKLLVGALAFVVTNVYAAELMTKAEFEKVESQYEKIGDISTSNEMSTADAKEDLIKKADEKGADVLVLTSGQTDNKIHGTANIYKKK from the coding sequence ATGAAAACTGGAACTAAGCTCTTAGTTGGTGCGTTAGCTTTTGTTGTTACAAACGTCTATGCTGCTGAATTGATGACCAAAGCGGAATTTGAAAAGGTTGAATCGCAATATGAAAAAATAGGTGATATTTCAACAAGTAATGAAATGTCGACTGCAGATGCAAAAGAAGATTTGATCAAAAAAGCGGATGAAAAAGGTGCTGATGTGTTGGTACTGACCTCCGGTCAGACTGACAATAAGATCCACGGTACGGCAAATATCTATAAGAAGAAGTAA